GGAGTCAGTCATAATCTTAAATGCTAACGCGCTGAAAGGATCATCTTTAGTCGTTTTCCTGACTTTGGAAATTTCTGAATCATTAACATCATAACCTTGGGTATCGCCAACATCTATCGGCGAAGGAAGAAAATCATTAATAGCGTCCAATAAGCGTTGAACCCCTTTATTTTTAAAGGCAGATCCAACAAAAGCAGGAACAAATGTATTATCAATACACCCTTTTCGCAGAGCTGATTTTATTTCGTCAGACGATATTGGTTCTTCAGCGATATATTTTTCGAGTAAATGTTCATCGTACGTAGCAGTCTCTTCAATTAAATGATGTCGCCACTTTTCTGCCTCTTGGATCATATCGTGAGGGATATCCGATTCTTCGTATCGTTCACCCAACGTGGATTCATTGTATAAAATTGCTTTCATAGTTAACAGGTCAATAATTCCGGTAAACATATCCCCGGATCCGATGGGAAGAGTTATTGGCAACGGGTTGGTTCCAAGGCGTGACTTAATCATTTCGAGTACATTATAAAAATCTGCGCCAACTCTGTCCATTTTATTGACGAAAGCAATGCGTGGTACATTATACTTATCCGCTTGACGCCAAACTGTTTCACTTTGCGGTTCCACACCCCCAACGGCACAAAAAACCGCAACAGATCCATCTAGTACCCTAAGCGACCGTTCCACTTCCATAGTAAAATCAACATGCCCCGGAGTATCAATGATATTAATCCTGTGATCATCCCAAATTGCAGTGGTAGCTGCAGAAGTAATCGTGATTCCGCGTTCTTTTTCCTGATCCATCCAATCCATCGTTGCAGCACCATCGTGCACCTCACCGATCCTGTGAGTTCTACCGGTATAATAGAGGATTCGTTCAGTTAAGGTGGTTTTCCCGGCATCGATGTGTGCCATAATACCAATATTTCTAACTTTATCTAATTGAATGTGTTTCATAAATCAAATTTATCTAAAATGGGCAAATGCCTTGTTAGCTTCTGCCATTCTATGCGTATCGTCTTTCTTTTTGATTGCTCCGCCTTCTCCATTTGCAGCCGCAATTAACTCTGCTGCCAATTTTTCAGCCATGGGCCGACCTTTTCTCCCTTTGGCCGCATTAATTAACCAGTGTGAAGCCAGAAAAAATCGTCTGTTCCTTGGAACTTCAATCGGCACTTGGTACGTGGCACCACCAATTCGGCGCGATTTTACCTCTAACATAGGCGATGTGTTTTCAACAGCCTTTACAAACACTTCCAAGCCATCAGATTTAACCCGATTTTTAATCACATTCATAGATGAATAAAAAATTTGTTCTGCCATTCCTTTTTTTCCACGGACCATTAAAAAATTGATGAATTTTGCCACATTCAAATCATTGTAAACTGTGTCCGGTAAAATTTGTCTTTTTTCTGGTCTACGTCGTCTCATATTTTATTTAGGTTTTTTAGCGCCATATCTTGACCTACTTGATTTCCTGTCGGATACACCGGCAGTATCAAATGTACCACGTACGATATGATATCGAACTCCAGGCAAATCTTTCACACGGCCACCCTCAATAAGAACAATGCTATGCTCTTGAAGATTGTGCCCCTCTCCCGGGATATACGCCGATACTTCAATCCCATTTGTGAGACGAACACGGGCCACTTTCCGCAAAGCAGAATTCGGCTTTTTAGGCGTTGTCGTATAAACCCTTGTGCAAACTCCACGCTTTTGAGGGTTACTTTTTAGCGCAGGAGTAGCTGTGGATTTCTTAACCCGCTTACGTCCTTGTTTAACTAGTTGATTTATTGTCGGCATTTTCGTTTCCTATAAAGCCTACAAAAATACAGAATATTTGTACACATCGTCAATTTATTTTTCAATGATTACACTATTTCTTTTTCTTCTAAAAATGGGTCGGATTCCACATCCGGTTGCGCATTTTCGCTTACAACCAATAAATCCTGAAGTCCGGGCGATCCAGTTCCCGCAGGAATCAATCTTCCCACTGCTACGTTTTCTTTCAATCCTCTGAGGTAGTCCGTTTTTCCCTCTGCTGCTGCATTGGTCAATACGCGCGTAGTCTCCTGAAATGATGCAGCTGAAATGAAGCTTTCAGTATTCAGTGAAGCTTGCGTAATCCCCATTAATAGTGGATCAAAAGTTGCCGGATTAGTTTTGTGGGTAGTGATTGGTTTCTCACCTTTCTCTTTAAGATCTTTGTTTACATCTCTGACTTCAGTTTTATCCACTAGCATTCCTTCTTCAAAATCTGAGTAGCCGGGCGAATTAATAATTACCTTTTTGAGGATAGCATCGTTTGTTTCGAAAAACTCAGCTTTATTGATACGATCCCCGGGGAGAAAGTGAGTATTCCCGGGATCTTGAACACTAACTTTTTGCATCATTTGCCTAACAATAACCTCAATGTGCTTATCATCTATCTTTACACCTTGAAGCCGGTAAACTTCTTGGATCTCATTCACAAGGTATTCCCGTACTTTTCCCGGACCTAAAATATTTAGAATATCAACTGGAGAAGTGGATCCTTCACATAATGGTAAACCAGCTTTAATCATGTCTCCTTCATGAACGAGAACATGCTTTCCGTAAGGAATGTTGTATTTCTTTACCTCTCCATCTTCACCTTCTACATGAATTTTTCTTATGCCTCGCTTGGTTGCGCCAAAAACGATTTTCCCATCTATCTCAGTAACAACCGAAGGATTTGTAGGTGTGCGAGCTTCAAATAATTGAGTCACACGCGGAAGACCACCGGTAATATCCCGGGTTTTTCCTATATCTCTAGGAATTTTTACAAGAGTTTGACCTCTGGATACTTTATTTTTATTTTCCACAATCAAAGTTGCATTTACCGGAAGGATTGTACCCCCCGCTAAGATATTTCCTTTTTTATCTGTAATCTCAATGTGTGGACTAAGTCTACGATCTTTTGCTTCAATGATTACCTTCTGTTTTTTACCACCTTCCACTGCTTCCACCTGGTAAGTTTCGTTCGGAATTAAGTCTTTCAGAAAAATATATCCAGACTGTCTCGCAAGAATAATATCCGTGTAAGGATCCCATTGGAATAAAATGGTACCTGCTTTGATCTTTTCCCCATCCGCGACCAACATATTAGCACCATAAGGAACATTGTATTCAACTCGAGGGCTATTATTTTCATCGAGTATTGCAAGTTTTGAATGTCTCACCATACATCTAACTACTACATTGCCAACCTCATCTACAGTTTCGGCAACATCAAGATTCTCGGAATACTTAATGGTTCCATCCCGTTTTGTTCTCATATCAGACTTTTCAATAATTCTTGTTGCTGTACCACCTATATGAAAGGTTCTCAAAGTTAGCTGGGTACCAGGTTCGCCAATACTCTGGGCTGCTTGAATACCAACCGCTGATCCTTGGTCAATCAATTCATGTGAGGATGGATTCCAACCATAACAATTTGCGCAAACTCCTCTGAGAGATTCACAGGTTAACACCGAGCGAATTCTAACAGATTCGATATTTGTTTCAGAAATAATTTCCGCTGCTTCCTCTCTTAAAAGCGAACCGGATTTGATTTTAACCTTGCCGTCAACAATAAAATCGTCCAGAAGGGTTCGCCCAAGAATTCTATCCGATAATGGTTCAATAATTTCTTCACCTTCTTTAAGATCAGAAAGCAATAATCCATTAATGGTACCACAGTCCACTTCATAGATAACAACATCTTGTGCTACGTCAACTAACCGACGCGTTAAATAACCCGCATCAGCTGTTTTCAGAGCTGTATCCGCAAGCCCTTTTCGAGCGCCATGAGTGGAAATAAAATATTCCATTACAGATAAGCCTTCTTTGAAATTGGATGTAATCGGCGATTCAATAATTTCACCCTTACTACCGGTCATAGTCTTTCGAGGTTTTGCCATTAATCCACGCATACCTGCAAGCTGTTTAATCTGGTCCTGACTACCACGCGCACCAGAATCAGCCATCATAAAGACAGGGTTAAATCCCTGATTATCATCTTGAAGTTCATCCATCATCGTCGCTGCGACCTCATTTGTTGCGTGGGTCCAAATATCAATGACTTTATTGTATCGTTCACCATCCGTAAGGATGTGTCGTTTAAATTTATCATGAATATCATCAACATTATTTTGAGCTGAATCAATAATATGATTTTTCTTTTCCGGAATCATAATATCAGATATTGAAATAGAACTTCCACTTTTAGTGGCAATTCTGAATCCTAATTCTTTTAAATTGTCCAGAAAAATAACCGTTTTGAAATTCCCCGATGTCAGGTAAGTCCGATTCACGACATCCTCAAGTTTTTTCTTGGTGATTAATTCATCAACAAATTCCATTTCATCGGGTAAAATTGAATTGAAAATAACGCGTCCAACCGTTGTGTCTTTGTGCCATTTATTTTTATGTCTAACATTTATAACGGCATGTACATCTACTGTTTTATTTTCAACCGCCAGAAGTACT
This genomic stretch from Candidatus Neomarinimicrobiota bacterium harbors:
- the rpoC gene encoding DNA-directed RNA polymerase subunit beta'; the encoded protein is MILARSYGETLKPETINYRSYKPEKDGLFCEKIFGPVKDYECHCGKYKGIRYRGIICDRCGVEVTRKKVRRDRMGHITLAVPVVHIWYLRSIPSKLSYLIGLSTRELERVIYYEAYLIITPGKSGREMLEIIDEFEYMELEQLYGFDSVSEEERDEEDFFYATMGGEAMKEILSRINLVQLKNELQEIAKTSKSKQKRGDALKRLRIVNIFIADAGKKKINKPEWMIVSILPVIPPELRPLVPLEGGRFAASDLNDLYRRIIIRNNRLKQLMEIKAPDVILRNEKRMLQESVDALFDNNRRKTAIRSGTRRPLKSISDMLRGKPGRFRQNLLGKRVDYSGRSVIVVGPELKLNECGLPKNMALELFKPHMIHELIARGYAQTPRGAKLMVENREPIVYKVLEYVVQDHPVLLNRAPTLHRLGVQAFQPVLVDGKAIHLHPLVCAAFNADFDGDQMAVHVPLSVQAQLESRILMLSSHNILHPANGKPLAIPSQDMVLGCYYLTRQRTNCKGEGNSFGSFNEVLLAVENKTVDVHAVINVRHKNKWHKDTTVGRVIFNSILPDEMEFVDELITKKKLEDVVNRTYLTSGNFKTVIFLDNLKELGFRIATKSGSSISISDIMIPEKKNHIIDSAQNNVDDIHDKFKRHILTDGERYNKVIDIWTHATNEVAATMMDELQDDNQGFNPVFMMADSGARGSQDQIKQLAGMRGLMAKPRKTMTGSKGEIIESPITSNFKEGLSVMEYFISTHGARKGLADTALKTADAGYLTRRLVDVAQDVVIYEVDCGTINGLLLSDLKEGEEIIEPLSDRILGRTLLDDFIVDGKVKIKSGSLLREEAAEIISETNIESVRIRSVLTCESLRGVCANCYGWNPSSHELIDQGSAVGIQAAQSIGEPGTQLTLRTFHIGGTATRIIEKSDMRTKRDGTIKYSENLDVAETVDEVGNVVVRCMVRHSKLAILDENNSPRVEYNVPYGANMLVADGEKIKAGTILFQWDPYTDIILARQSGYIFLKDLIPNETYQVEAVEGGKKQKVIIEAKDRRLSPHIEITDKKGNILAGGTILPVNATLIVENKNKVSRGQTLVKIPRDIGKTRDITGGLPRVTQLFEARTPTNPSVVTEIDGKIVFGATKRGIRKIHVEGEDGEVKKYNIPYGKHVLVHEGDMIKAGLPLCEGSTSPVDILNILGPGKVREYLVNEIQEVYRLQGVKIDDKHIEVIVRQMMQKVSVQDPGNTHFLPGDRINKAEFFETNDAILKKVIINSPGYSDFEEGMLVDKTEVRDVNKDLKEKGEKPITTHKTNPATFDPLLMGITQASLNTESFISAASFQETTRVLTNAAAEGKTDYLRGLKENVAVGRLIPAGTGSPGLQDLLVVSENAQPDVESDPFLEEKEIV
- the rpsG gene encoding 30S ribosomal protein S7, with protein sequence MRRRRPEKRQILPDTVYNDLNVAKFINFLMVRGKKGMAEQIFYSSMNVIKNRVKSDGLEVFVKAVENTSPMLEVKSRRIGGATYQVPIEVPRNRRFFLASHWLINAAKGRKGRPMAEKLAAELIAAANGEGGAIKKKDDTHRMAEANKAFAHFR
- a CDS encoding 30S ribosomal protein S12, which translates into the protein MPTINQLVKQGRKRVKKSTATPALKSNPQKRGVCTRVYTTTPKKPNSALRKVARVRLTNGIEVSAYIPGEGHNLQEHSIVLIEGGRVKDLPGVRYHIVRGTFDTAGVSDRKSSRSRYGAKKPK